One stretch of Roseovarius mucosus DNA includes these proteins:
- a CDS encoding MBL fold metallo-hydrolase, translated as MAELRFIVLGCGSSGGVPRLGGHWGECDPTNPRNTRRRCSLLIERETEGGITRVLIDSSPDLRAQLLDAGIGALDAVVYTHSHADHVHGIDDLRMIVFNMRKRLPVWADGDTQNALYSRFGYAFVQPADSPYPPILDMHTIDGPFEIEGAGGAIALTPFQVNHGSIDSLGFRVGDLAYLPDVAAIPEDVWPVLSGLDCWILDALRRTPHPTHAHLALSLEWIARAAPRRAVLTNMHIDLDYQTVAEETPAHVTPAYDGMILRYTV; from the coding sequence ATGGCAGAGTTGCGTTTTATCGTTCTGGGCTGTGGATCGTCTGGGGGGGTGCCGCGTCTTGGTGGGCATTGGGGCGAGTGCGATCCCACCAACCCCCGCAACACGCGCCGCCGCTGCTCCCTTCTGATCGAACGAGAGACCGAGGGGGGCATTACCCGCGTGCTGATCGACAGCTCGCCCGACCTGCGCGCGCAACTTCTGGACGCAGGCATCGGCGCGCTGGATGCGGTGGTTTATACCCATTCCCACGCCGATCATGTCCATGGCATCGACGATCTGCGGATGATCGTGTTCAACATGCGCAAGCGTTTGCCGGTCTGGGCCGATGGCGACACGCAAAACGCGCTCTATTCTCGGTTCGGCTATGCTTTTGTCCAACCTGCAGATAGCCCTTATCCCCCCATTCTTGACATGCACACGATCGACGGTCCGTTTGAGATCGAGGGTGCGGGAGGGGCTATCGCGCTCACACCGTTTCAGGTCAATCACGGCTCGATTGACTCGCTTGGCTTTCGCGTGGGTGATCTTGCCTATCTGCCTGATGTGGCCGCCATTCCCGAGGATGTCTGGCCGGTGCTGAGCGGGCTGGATTGCTGGATATTGGATGCGCTGCGCCGCACGCCGCATCCGACGCATGCCCATCTGGCGCTGTCGCTTGAATGGATCGCGCGCGCGGCCCCGCGCCGGGCTGTCCTGACCAATATGCATATCGATCTCGACTATCAGACTGTGGCAGAGGAGACACCGGCGCATGTGACCCCCGCCTATGACGGGATGATCCTGCGTTACACGGTCTAA
- a CDS encoding AEC family transporter, which yields MQALFEIILPVFLVIGFGYLAVWRRWFSQAGVDGLMSFTQKFAIPCLLFTAISRLDLGQSFDWRLLLSFYVGASSGFALGLFGARLIFGRTWEDAVAIGFCCLFSNSLLLGLPIMERAYGADALAANFAIIAVHSPFCYGLGITVMEIVKARGTAGPKVVVKVLKAMFSNTLIMGVAAGFVVNLSGLVLPAPVDDGLDLMARAALPAALFGLGGVLVQYRPEGDLRVILYVCLISLVAHPAITFGLGLGIGLSVEGVRSAVVTAAMAPGVNAYVFANIYGHAKRVAASSVLLSTGLTIVTAWIWLQVLP from the coding sequence ATGCAGGCGCTGTTTGAAATCATCCTGCCGGTCTTTCTGGTGATCGGCTTTGGCTATCTCGCGGTTTGGCGGCGCTGGTTCAGTCAGGCGGGCGTGGATGGCCTGATGAGCTTTACCCAGAAATTCGCCATTCCCTGTTTGCTGTTTACGGCCATTTCGCGCCTCGATCTGGGGCAGAGTTTCGATTGGCGGCTCTTGCTCAGTTTCTACGTCGGGGCGAGTTCCGGCTTTGCTCTTGGTCTTTTCGGCGCAAGGCTGATCTTTGGCCGGACATGGGAGGATGCAGTCGCTATCGGCTTTTGCTGCCTCTTCTCCAACTCGCTGCTTTTGGGCCTGCCGATCATGGAGCGTGCCTATGGGGCGGATGCCTTGGCCGCCAATTTCGCCATCATCGCTGTGCACTCGCCGTTTTGCTACGGTCTGGGCATCACCGTGATGGAAATCGTCAAGGCGCGCGGAACGGCGGGGCCGAAGGTTGTTGTCAAAGTGCTCAAGGCGATGTTTTCCAACACGCTGATCATGGGCGTCGCGGCAGGGTTTGTTGTCAACCTGTCGGGTTTGGTTCTGCCTGCGCCGGTGGACGATGGGCTTGATCTTATGGCGCGCGCGGCGCTGCCGGCGGCGCTCTTTGGTCTGGGGGGCGTGCTGGTGCAATACCGTCCCGAAGGCGATTTGCGGGTGATCCTCTATGTCTGCCTGATCTCATTGGTGGCGCATCCGGCGATCACCTTTGGCCTTGGTCTGGGGATCGGGCTGTCGGTTGAGGGCGTGCGCTCGGCGGTGGTGACGGCGGCCATGGCACCGGGGGTCAACGCCTATGTCTTTGCCAATATCTATGGTCACGCCAAGCGTGTGGCGGCCTCGAGCGTTCTTTTGTCCACTGGCTTGACGATCGTTACGGCTTGGATCTGGTTGCAGGTTTTGCCCTGA